Proteins from one Dysgonomonas sp. HDW5A genomic window:
- a CDS encoding VOC family protein has translation MKFSNVRLLVKDFAKCFKFYKEQLGLIPAWGDENSGYASFKVAEGIEGLALFVSDWMAPSIGNVNKPMPTDCREKMMISFEVSNVDEIYKTLFANGVKFINQPTDMPDWGMRVVHLRDPEENLIELFTMLAPEQYSKELVEENKKY, from the coding sequence ATGAAATTCAGTAATGTACGACTGCTAGTCAAAGACTTTGCAAAATGCTTTAAATTTTATAAAGAACAATTGGGGCTAATACCTGCTTGGGGAGATGAAAATAGTGGCTATGCCAGTTTTAAGGTAGCAGAAGGAATCGAAGGATTAGCTCTGTTTGTATCAGACTGGATGGCTCCTTCTATAGGGAACGTTAACAAACCAATGCCTACGGACTGCCGTGAGAAAATGATGATATCATTTGAAGTATCAAATGTGGATGAAATTTATAAAACATTATTTGCGAATGGAGTAAAGTTTATTAATCAACCAACAGATATGCCAGATTGGGGGATGCGAGTGGTTCACCTAAGAGATCCTGAAGAAAATCTGATAGAGCTATTTACTATGCTAGCACCCGAACAATATAGTAAGGAACTTGTAGAAGAAAACAAGAAATATTAA
- a CDS encoding alpha/beta fold hydrolase gives MNTNKVSYKTVSIDTKTIFYREAGKETSPTILLLHGFPSSSHMFRNLIPILAKDYHVVAPDLLGFGLSSHCDHKEFSYTFDNLAYYINLFTLQLKLDKFAIYVFDYGAPVGFRLALLNPEKITGIISQNGNAYEEGLSDGWNPIRKYWTEKTSQNRDALKSFLTEETTKWQYLYGVNDANLVSPDGYNSDQYFLNRKGSTDIQLDLFGDYSNNVALYPKFQEYFRTYQPPFLATWGKNDPFFLPVGAECFKRDNPNAIVKLYDTGHFALETHLEEIGAEIRSFLAKVYKIL, from the coding sequence ATGAATACAAATAAAGTAAGTTACAAAACAGTTAGTATAGATACTAAAACTATATTTTATCGTGAAGCAGGAAAAGAAACTTCTCCGACAATCCTTCTTTTACATGGGTTCCCTTCATCTTCCCATATGTTTCGAAATTTAATACCTATACTTGCAAAAGATTATCATGTGGTTGCTCCCGATCTTTTAGGTTTCGGATTATCAAGCCATTGTGATCATAAAGAATTTAGTTATACTTTTGATAACCTGGCTTATTATATCAATCTATTTACTCTGCAACTCAAATTAGATAAATTTGCAATCTATGTATTTGATTATGGTGCTCCGGTTGGATTTAGATTAGCACTTTTAAATCCTGAAAAAATTACAGGAATTATTTCACAAAATGGAAATGCTTATGAAGAAGGATTGAGTGACGGTTGGAACCCCATAAGAAAATATTGGACTGAAAAGACATCTCAAAATAGAGATGCATTAAAGTCTTTTTTGACAGAAGAGACAACTAAATGGCAATACCTCTATGGAGTAAATGATGCTAACTTAGTTTCTCCGGATGGATATAACTCTGATCAATATTTCCTTAATCGTAAAGGGAGTACTGATATACAACTTGATTTATTTGGAGACTACAGCAATAATGTAGCTCTATATCCTAAATTTCAAGAATACTTCCGAACCTATCAGCCTCCTTTTCTTGCTACATGGGGTAAGAATGATCCTTTCTTTTTGCCTGTGGGTGCAGAGTGTTTTAAGAGAGATAACCCCAATGCCATTGTAAAATTGTATGATACGGGACATTTTGCTTTAGAGACTCATCTTGAGGAAATCGGAGCAGAAATACGAAGTTTTCTAGCTAAAGTTTACAAAATACTTTAA
- a CDS encoding RnfABCDGE type electron transport complex subunit D: protein MQTDSKTVYTPFVRAKDSVWEVMSDVLLALVPCAVISYFAYGEAPLFVMFVAVISAMVGEFIFAGIFLKKWNTLLDSSAIVTAILLAFTLAPFTPWYVVAFGSAMAVIFGKILWGGLGRNMFNPALVGREFMTVFFPLVMTSRTIWYNKDYVNFQDLNIFNILGNGGFTEYMNSIFFKPSGAIGEYSVILLVLGGLYLLLRRRISWHIPFGLLVTFFILLQIFAFKDIKFSLGGILLGTLFMATDMPSSASTKMGKLYYGAMIGLVAMLCLLNDVKYEYMSYSILLVNGFVIPINWVFKPKVWGENINLKERVGAGVLLTIGIVTTTFALVYLHHFDLVRYLIFAYILIVIGRFCFSKQ from the coding sequence ATGCAGACTGATAGTAAAACAGTATATACACCTTTTGTAAGAGCCAAAGATAGTGTTTGGGAAGTAATGTCGGATGTTCTTCTGGCACTCGTTCCCTGTGCGGTTATTTCGTATTTTGCATATGGAGAGGCTCCTCTGTTTGTGATGTTCGTTGCTGTTATCAGTGCTATGGTTGGCGAATTTATATTTGCAGGTATTTTTCTGAAAAAGTGGAATACATTGCTCGATAGTTCGGCAATAGTAACGGCTATTTTGCTGGCTTTTACATTAGCTCCTTTTACGCCTTGGTATGTAGTTGCCTTTGGTTCGGCTATGGCTGTAATCTTTGGTAAGATACTTTGGGGAGGATTGGGACGTAATATGTTTAATCCTGCTTTGGTTGGACGGGAATTTATGACTGTCTTCTTTCCTTTGGTAATGACTTCACGAACGATCTGGTATAATAAAGATTATGTCAATTTTCAGGATCTGAATATTTTCAATATCTTAGGAAATGGAGGTTTTACTGAATATATGAACTCTATATTCTTTAAGCCATCGGGGGCAATAGGAGAATATTCAGTTATACTTCTGGTATTGGGAGGATTATACCTTTTGCTTCGTAGGCGTATTTCATGGCATATACCGTTCGGACTATTAGTTACATTCTTTATACTACTGCAAATATTTGCTTTTAAGGATATTAAATTCTCTTTAGGAGGCATATTATTAGGAACCTTATTTATGGCTACCGATATGCCATCGAGTGCATCCACTAAGATGGGAAAACTATATTATGGAGCAATGATTGGTTTGGTTGCTATGCTCTGCCTGTTGAATGATGTAAAATATGAGTATATGTCCTATTCTATTTTACTTGTGAATGGATTTGTAATTCCTATCAATTGGGTCTTTAAACCAAAAGTTTGGGGTGAAAACATAAATCTAAAGGAAAGAGTAGGGGCAGGAGTTCTGCTTACTATCGGAATTGTTACTACAACCTTTGCTTTAGTTTATTTGCATCATTTTGATTTGGTGAGGTATTTAATCTTTGCTTATATATTGATTGTAATCGGACGATTCTGCTTCTCGAAACAATAA
- the rsxC gene encoding electron transport complex subunit RsxC — translation MMHIFSMKSKTKQMSISDIPDAPVLYLPLLQHIGQAAKPIVEVGEYVLKYQIIAEETRNLSANIHAPVSGTIKAIELHPLADGTLVETIVLQNDFRNEEITRPVIDADNLTSDEILAIIKSAGIVGEGGAQFPTFVKYNLLGKKINTFIVNGTECEPYLTADYALMRDKTEELFRGIFLINKVLQAQEIVLSIEKQNKELLDVFSPFLSQSEYKNVRVAILPNQYPQGGELQLIKSVTGKELARGVVPKDEGLMVSNVGTVHAVYNALVERKPLTERIITVSGEQSKKSGNYQVKIGTPISHILEYQNQTNTLDDKQLVLGGPMMGKNVVETSAPIIKGSSGVLFFKKKEIKRNNCISCGYCVDVCPMKLMPLVFAENYRTGKIASLEKYSLNSCIECAACEYICPSDVPLMESIKEGKVKLKALLTHAD, via the coding sequence ATGATGCATATTTTTTCGATGAAGAGCAAAACTAAGCAGATGAGTATATCGGATATTCCCGATGCTCCTGTTTTGTATCTGCCTTTGTTACAACATATAGGGCAAGCAGCAAAACCAATTGTAGAAGTTGGTGAGTATGTTCTTAAATATCAGATTATAGCTGAGGAAACACGTAACTTGTCGGCTAATATTCATGCTCCCGTTTCGGGTACGATCAAGGCGATTGAATTACATCCTTTGGCGGATGGAACTTTGGTTGAAACCATAGTTCTGCAAAATGATTTTAGAAATGAAGAGATTACACGACCGGTAATTGATGCTGATAACCTGACCTCCGATGAGATATTAGCTATCATAAAAAGTGCAGGTATAGTAGGAGAGGGAGGAGCACAGTTTCCGACCTTTGTAAAGTATAACCTGCTAGGCAAAAAGATTAATACTTTTATTGTCAACGGAACTGAGTGCGAACCTTATCTGACGGCTGATTATGCTTTGATGAGAGATAAGACCGAAGAACTGTTCCGAGGTATATTTTTGATAAATAAAGTACTTCAAGCTCAAGAAATAGTCCTTTCAATAGAAAAGCAGAATAAAGAACTATTGGATGTATTTAGTCCATTTTTATCTCAGTCCGAATATAAAAATGTAAGGGTTGCCATATTACCCAATCAATATCCTCAGGGAGGAGAGTTGCAACTTATAAAATCTGTTACAGGAAAAGAATTGGCTCGTGGCGTTGTTCCCAAAGATGAGGGATTAATGGTGAGTAATGTGGGTACAGTTCATGCTGTATATAATGCTCTTGTAGAGCGTAAACCTTTAACTGAACGTATAATAACTGTTTCGGGGGAACAATCTAAGAAATCGGGAAACTACCAAGTTAAAATTGGCACACCTATCAGCCATATTTTAGAATATCAGAATCAGACAAATACATTAGACGACAAGCAATTGGTTCTGGGTGGTCCTATGATGGGCAAGAATGTTGTGGAAACTTCAGCTCCAATCATCAAAGGTTCATCGGGAGTACTGTTTTTCAAAAAGAAAGAGATTAAAAGAAATAACTGCATATCGTGCGGTTATTGTGTAGATGTATGTCCGATGAAATTGATGCCTCTTGTATTTGCCGAAAATTACAGAACAGGAAAGATTGCTTCATTAGAAAAATACAGCTTAAATTCATGTATAGAATGTGCTGCCTGCGAATACATCTGCCCGAGTGATGTTCCATTGATGGAAAGCATCAAAGAAGGAAAGGTAAAACTAAAAGCGTTATTGACTCATGCAGACTGA
- a CDS encoding FAD:protein FMN transferase, which produces MNDGLLYKAQVRWLFHAHIKIKIPVFCDESLFDELFAVLEDVDKHYNSYSEGSFFDLINKNAGQFVEVDDETISLLRQLIYFSDLFDGEYDITVMPLVRLWGFYKDEVRRLPLKEEIKATRKQVNYKKIEIEGSKVRIAEGQEIITGSFMKSYAVDKLVQKMRKERITDAIINAGGSTIKALNNSVHSYWVINVENSMNKEDTLFKLKLSNACFSTSAQTKTFVEIGGKKYGHIINPRTGYPSENKQIGIISTNCFVGDIISTGLYNQTLDGFTVKMKLLSSQFDVSGFLMDKNNHIRFSDGFEKYIVQ; this is translated from the coding sequence GTGAATGATGGACTTTTATATAAAGCTCAGGTGCGATGGTTATTCCATGCACATATTAAGATAAAGATACCGGTTTTCTGCGACGAAAGCCTGTTTGATGAACTTTTTGCTGTATTGGAAGATGTTGACAAACATTACAATTCATATAGCGAAGGTTCTTTTTTTGATTTGATAAATAAGAATGCCGGGCAATTTGTTGAAGTAGATGACGAAACTATCAGTTTGTTGAGGCAACTTATTTATTTTTCGGATTTGTTTGATGGTGAATATGATATAACCGTAATGCCGCTGGTTCGTCTATGGGGCTTTTATAAAGATGAAGTGCGACGTTTACCTCTGAAAGAGGAAATTAAAGCTACCAGGAAGCAGGTCAACTATAAGAAAATAGAAATAGAAGGCTCTAAAGTTCGCATTGCAGAAGGACAGGAGATTATTACAGGCTCGTTTATGAAGTCTTATGCAGTAGATAAGCTGGTTCAGAAAATGAGGAAAGAGCGTATTACCGATGCTATTATTAATGCGGGAGGTAGTACTATTAAGGCTTTGAATAATTCGGTGCATTCTTACTGGGTAATAAATGTAGAGAATTCAATGAATAAAGAGGATACTTTATTTAAACTGAAACTCTCGAATGCTTGTTTTTCGACTTCGGCACAAACTAAAACATTTGTTGAAATTGGTGGTAAGAAATACGGACATATAATCAATCCCCGCACTGGTTATCCTTCCGAAAATAAGCAGATAGGAATAATATCGACCAATTGTTTTGTAGGTGACATTATTTCAACAGGATTGTATAATCAGACATTAGATGGTTTCACGGTGAAAATGAAGCTATTATCGAGCCAATTTGATGTTTCGGGTTTTTTAATGGATAAAAATAACCATATTCGATTTTCGGATGGTTTCGAAAAATATATAGTACAATAA
- a CDS encoding YebC/PmpR family DNA-binding transcriptional regulator, whose product MGRAFEYRKATKMKRWGNMARVFTKLGKQITIAAREGGPDADTNPRLRVLIQQSKKENMPKENVERAIKKATSKDESDYKEVTYEGYGPFGIAIVVETATDNPTRTVANVRSYFNKHNGSLGTTGSLEFLFDHKCVFKISPKEDVSLEDLELELIDYGVDEIEQDEEDILLYGEFKSYSDIQKYLEENGFEIHSAEFERIPHELKEVTEEQRAQITKLLDKFEDDEDVQNVFHNMMPE is encoded by the coding sequence ATGGGAAGAGCATTTGAATACCGTAAAGCAACGAAAATGAAACGTTGGGGCAATATGGCTCGTGTATTTACTAAATTAGGAAAACAAATAACCATTGCAGCCAGAGAAGGTGGCCCTGATGCAGATACAAATCCTCGTTTGCGTGTATTGATACAGCAGTCGAAGAAAGAGAATATGCCCAAGGAAAACGTAGAACGTGCAATAAAAAAGGCTACTTCTAAAGATGAATCTGATTACAAGGAAGTTACTTATGAAGGATATGGTCCTTTTGGTATCGCTATTGTTGTAGAAACGGCAACCGATAATCCTACCCGTACTGTTGCAAATGTACGTAGCTATTTTAATAAACATAATGGTTCATTAGGAACAACCGGTAGCTTAGAGTTTTTATTTGACCATAAATGCGTATTTAAAATATCACCAAAGGAAGATGTCTCACTAGAGGATTTAGAATTGGAACTTATCGACTATGGAGTAGATGAGATAGAGCAAGACGAAGAAGATATACTTCTTTATGGCGAATTTAAGTCATATTCGGATATTCAAAAATATTTGGAGGAAAATGGATTTGAAATTCATAGTGCTGAGTTTGAGAGAATTCCGCATGAGCTAAAAGAAGTAACGGAAGAGCAAAGAGCACAAATTACCAAGCTTTTAGATAAGTTTGAAGATGATGAAGATGTTCAGAATGTATTCCACAATATGATGCCCGAATAA
- a CDS encoding TonB-dependent receptor encodes MKFYLMLVLLSLSASSLIAKDIRGRLTNSNGESLDYVTIRLDGTGWGTTSKSDGTFYFKNIPTGQYTLVASLINYKTKTIHIEVLSDATTEIGNLELEQSSQTLDEVVISANLDKYVSKKPSNSIRLDQPLVKVPQNIQVVTSRMISDQQILSMSDGIIRNVSGATRQEHWGDLYTRINMRGGRAAAFREGMNLTSTWGPLTEDMSFVESIEFVKGPAGFMMSNGDPSGIYNVVVKKPTGQTKRQASLTLGSYDLYRASIDLDGKLDQKGKLLYRLNLMGQLKNSFRANEFNNRYSIAPVITYVINENTKLTAEYTLQHVDMSNVGSYYSFATQGYATLPRNFTLLAAGMEPTKINDQSIILNLQHNFDSNWKLTAQAAYFNYNQVGSSMWVDSINTDGNLRRTASIWDAISQMKFGQVFVNGKVKTGPVTHRILGGLDMGNKEYWADWSQSFALDTIGSFNIYNPNNGKPVLGYPDFDRSKSIKERSGGPQITQTYTGLYLQDELSFFDEALRLTLAGRYTYVKSNSYGTITEERKFTPRIGLSYSIDENTSLYALYDQTFLPQSGLRRDGKGIKPITGNNMEIGAKRLWFGGKWNSTLSLYRIIKNNLLAADPTNAAGEVYVTEIGQSRDQGIEFDVQGEILRGLDIVANYAFTESVVTKSSSQYTKGTQLPGVAKHTINANLKYKFMDGALRGFNLQAGCTSLIDRSSWWADSRDHAEELPDYFRLDAGAGWSNGILAINLMVNNVLDSYLYSGTPYTIGKTNAYYWQTETPVNYRLNITYNF; translated from the coding sequence ATGAAATTTTATTTAATGTTAGTTCTATTATCTTTAAGTGCTTCTTCTCTTATTGCTAAAGATATACGAGGTAGACTTACAAATAGTAATGGCGAAAGTCTTGATTATGTAACTATCCGGCTAGATGGCACCGGATGGGGAACCACATCAAAATCTGACGGAACATTTTACTTCAAAAATATACCTACTGGACAATATACGCTTGTTGCCAGCCTTATTAATTATAAAACGAAAACAATACATATTGAAGTTTTATCTGATGCAACAACAGAAATAGGAAATCTTGAATTGGAACAATCAAGCCAGACATTAGATGAAGTGGTAATCTCTGCCAACTTAGATAAATACGTATCAAAAAAACCGTCCAATTCAATCAGACTCGACCAACCTCTGGTTAAAGTTCCGCAAAACATACAAGTGGTAACTTCCCGCATGATTTCCGATCAACAAATACTCAGCATGAGCGATGGCATAATACGTAATGTAAGTGGCGCTACTCGTCAAGAACATTGGGGAGACTTGTATACCCGTATAAACATGAGAGGTGGACGTGCTGCTGCTTTTCGCGAAGGAATGAACCTGACCTCTACCTGGGGACCATTAACCGAAGATATGAGCTTCGTTGAATCAATTGAATTTGTAAAAGGTCCTGCAGGATTTATGATGTCAAATGGAGATCCCAGTGGTATATATAATGTAGTGGTTAAGAAACCAACAGGACAAACAAAACGCCAAGCTTCATTAACATTGGGCAGCTATGATCTTTACAGGGCAAGTATTGATCTGGATGGCAAACTCGATCAAAAAGGAAAATTATTATATAGACTGAATTTGATGGGGCAACTTAAAAATTCTTTTCGAGCCAATGAATTCAATAACAGATATAGTATTGCCCCTGTTATTACATATGTAATTAATGAAAATACAAAACTTACTGCGGAATATACTTTACAACATGTAGATATGTCGAATGTAGGTTCTTATTATAGCTTTGCGACACAAGGCTACGCAACCTTACCTCGAAATTTCACCCTATTGGCAGCAGGAATGGAACCAACCAAAATAAATGATCAGAGCATTATCCTCAATCTTCAACATAACTTTGATTCCAATTGGAAATTAACTGCGCAAGCTGCTTATTTTAACTACAATCAGGTGGGTAGCTCAATGTGGGTTGACTCCATCAATACAGATGGGAATTTACGCCGTACAGCCAGTATATGGGATGCAATATCTCAAATGAAATTCGGACAGGTTTTTGTCAATGGAAAAGTTAAAACAGGACCTGTAACACATCGTATATTGGGAGGACTAGATATGGGTAACAAAGAATATTGGGCAGATTGGTCGCAATCTTTTGCTCTTGATACTATTGGTTCATTCAATATTTATAACCCCAACAATGGAAAACCGGTCTTAGGATATCCCGATTTTGACAGAAGTAAAAGCATTAAGGAACGATCTGGAGGTCCTCAAATTACACAAACATATACAGGTTTATATTTGCAGGATGAGCTTTCGTTCTTTGATGAAGCCCTAAGATTAACTCTGGCAGGTAGATATACCTATGTTAAAAGTAATTCTTACGGAACTATTACAGAAGAACGTAAATTCACACCACGTATAGGTCTTAGTTATTCAATAGATGAAAACACTTCGCTATATGCCCTTTACGACCAGACATTTCTTCCTCAGAGCGGACTTCGCCGCGATGGTAAAGGAATCAAACCAATCACAGGTAACAATATGGAGATTGGAGCCAAGAGACTCTGGTTTGGAGGTAAATGGAACAGTACATTATCATTATACCGAATCATAAAAAACAACTTGTTAGCTGCCGATCCTACAAATGCAGCAGGAGAAGTATATGTAACCGAGATAGGTCAAAGTAGAGATCAAGGTATTGAATTTGATGTACAAGGAGAAATTCTCAGAGGATTAGATATTGTTGCCAACTATGCTTTTACCGAATCTGTGGTAACAAAAAGCTCCTCGCAATATACTAAAGGAACACAACTTCCCGGAGTGGCTAAACATACTATTAATGCAAATCTAAAATACAAATTTATGGATGGTGCATTGAGAGGATTCAATCTTCAGGCAGGATGCACATCTTTGATTGATCGTAGTTCGTGGTGGGCAGACAGTCGAGATCATGCGGAAGAACTTCCTGATTATTTTAGATTAGATGCCGGTGCCGGTTGGTCAAATGGTATACTGGCTATTAACCTCATGGTAAATAACGTACTTGATAGCTATTTATATTCGGGAACACCTTATACTATAGGCAAAACAAATGCTTATTACTGGCAAACCGAAACTCCAGTGAACTACCGCTTGAATATTACTTATAATTTCTAA
- a CDS encoding PepSY domain-containing protein yields the protein MKKLSFKRIIYLLHLWLGMLSGIVVFIVAITGCIYTFQTELRNVFESYQDVEVQNKPFLSPSELKEKSKQYVYASPSDNSNVIYGVTYAKLDRAATVAYNHYEDGYTLLVLNPYSGDYLGKQVLKNDFFRFVLSGHRNLWLPYPVGHQIVGWAVLIFVIVLITGIVLWIPKKWNKKSLKPRLTIKKKAGFFRFNYDLHNVLGIYAALIALVIALTGLTWSFEWYANSYYKVISGGKELNKWQVAQSDTTAVSSLENTADILWEKVKAEYPIGQEGSFMFDFPNQKADAYRICFNSANDDTYYKRHFRFFDQYTLNELEGGGMYGIKYEDSSAGDKFYRMTYDIHVGAIGGFTGKLLVFLASLITASLPITGFILWWKKRHK from the coding sequence ATGAAGAAATTATCTTTCAAACGAATAATCTATCTATTACATCTCTGGCTGGGAATGCTATCGGGTATCGTTGTATTTATTGTTGCGATCACCGGATGTATATATACCTTTCAGACAGAATTGAGAAATGTATTCGAATCTTACCAAGATGTGGAAGTACAAAATAAACCATTCCTTTCACCATCTGAGCTTAAGGAGAAGTCAAAACAATATGTATACGCATCTCCCTCAGACAACAGTAATGTTATTTATGGAGTTACTTATGCCAAACTAGACAGAGCGGCAACGGTAGCCTATAATCATTATGAAGATGGTTATACTTTATTAGTACTGAATCCTTACTCAGGTGACTATCTGGGCAAACAAGTTTTGAAAAATGATTTTTTCAGATTTGTACTATCCGGACATCGTAACCTCTGGTTACCTTATCCGGTAGGTCATCAAATCGTAGGATGGGCAGTTTTGATCTTTGTTATTGTATTAATAACAGGTATTGTTTTATGGATACCTAAAAAGTGGAACAAAAAATCATTAAAGCCACGCCTTACAATTAAAAAGAAAGCCGGATTTTTCCGATTCAATTACGATCTTCACAATGTACTGGGTATTTATGCCGCTCTTATTGCATTAGTAATTGCACTGACGGGGCTTACCTGGAGCTTCGAATGGTATGCCAACTCGTATTACAAAGTAATATCAGGTGGCAAAGAACTTAATAAATGGCAGGTAGCACAATCGGATACGACAGCCGTATCTAGTCTCGAAAATACAGCAGACATACTTTGGGAAAAAGTAAAAGCCGAGTATCCTATCGGGCAAGAGGGGTCATTTATGTTTGATTTTCCAAACCAAAAAGCTGATGCTTATCGTATCTGCTTCAATTCGGCAAACGATGATACTTACTACAAAAGACATTTTCGATTCTTCGATCAATACACGCTTAATGAGTTGGAAGGAGGCGGAATGTATGGTATTAAGTACGAAGATTCTTCAGCAGGAGATAAATTCTACCGCATGACCTACGATATACACGTTGGTGCTATTGGTGGTTTTACAGGTAAACTTCTTGTATTTTTGGCAAGCTTAATTACTGCCAGTCTTCCAATTACAGGATTTATTCTTTGGTGGAAAAAGAGACATAAATAA